A region of the Mycoplasma capricolum subsp. capricolum ATCC 27343 genome:
AAAACAATAGTAGAAGTTTACTGTGATAAAAATGTTTTTGGCTAGCTTTAAAAGCCTTTTATATATAATAAGATTTCAATTTAGGAGAAAGATCTATGAAAAAATTGCTGAATATATTAGGAACTACAGCAATAATAATTACAACCAGTTTTTTAGTGATTGCCTGTAAAGCATCCAAACAAATCGACATTAAAATAACAAATCCTAATAATGTTGAAAATAAAGAAGAAAAAAGTAAAAATGAAAAAATAGAAAATACAGAAGATTCCAAAAAAGAAGAAAAAGATCAGAAAAATGAAATACAATCTGACCAATCAAAAGAAAATAAAGAATATGTATTCAAAAGAACCAAAAAAGAAAATTTTGATTCAATTAAAAAATATGGTTTAGAACTTGTTGATTCTATATTCCACAAACAAGAAAAGTATGAAAAGCTAAAAAGCAATCCTAGCCTATCAGTTTTAATTAGAAAAATTACTAGTATTTATAGTAAAATAGCAAAATACAAAGATATAGAAGAATTTGAATCAAAGTTATTGCCTCGACTTGTGAATGAAGAGTCATATAGAGAATTTGATGAAGCTGTTACAGAATATGAAAAAGAAAAAGAAAATATTTGAAAGTTGTTAAATTAAAATAAACAAAATTCAAAAAATAGAGTTTTAAATAAAAGTTTTTGTATGACTAAGGATTATAGGTTGTTAATAATTCGACATTTAGTATTAAATTGATTTTTTAATATTCTTTGAATAATAAATAACAAATAGAACTGATACCTAATAAATAGACACTTAAAATATCCACTTTACACTTAGATGATTGGTAAATATTTTAAAAAACATTTTTTGTTTTATAGAACTTACTTTTATTTGAGATTTAGAAA
Encoded here:
- a CDS encoding lipoprotein, with the translated sequence MKKLLNILGTTAIIITTSFLVIACKASKQIDIKITNPNNVENKEEKSKNEKIENTEDSKKEEKDQKNEIQSDQSKENKEYVFKRTKKENFDSIKKYGLELVDSIFHKQEKYEKLKSNPSLSVLIRKITSIYSKIAKYKDIEEFESKLLPRLVNEESYREFDEAVTEYEKEKENIWKLLN